The DNA region GACCAGCCAACGTAGAGCTGTGGCAACTCCTCCTCGACGAGTTCGCGCTTGTAGAGATACGCCGCGATCCCGTGCTCCGCCGTGGCTATCAGATATAGGTCTTCCCCGTCTATCTTATATATGGCGTCTTTAAAGGTGTCGAAGTCGAGCACCCGGCGTATCACGTCGAATTTCAACATGTAAGGCGGTATCACCGGCCTAAACCCCCTCTGCGTGAGATAGTCCATGGCGTACATTGCCAGGGCGAAGTCCAGCCACACCAGATCGTCGAATAAGTAGTAGAAGCGGCTCCCCGCCACCTCCCCGGCCTTTAGCGTATCCGCCATTTTCAACACCACCTCCGCCATGTCGGCGTGCCCCACGGGGGATCTCTCCACCACTACGTAGTCAACCCCCCGTGGCAGTTCAGCCGCGTTATTTGCCACCTTTACCACTCCCCAATATCTAACTGGGACGGAGTCAACCCCCTCAGGACATGTGGGCACAGATTCGTGTATGAGATTGGGGAAACTCCACAAAACCTCCTCCCTGGCCTTCTCCACATCTTCCAACTCTTTCTCCACCTTCTCCAACCTCGCCGCGAGTTCCTTTGCCCTTTCTACCAATTCCCTGCGCCTCTCCGGCGGCGCCCTGGCCCCTTCCCTTGAGAGCTTGTTATACTCGTGCCTCAGCTCGTCCACCTCCTTTTTCAACTGCCTCCAGCGCTCGTCTAGTCCGAGGAATTTTTCGACGAGAGACGGATCCATCCTCCTGGCAACTAAGACCTTCCTCACCGCGTCTGGGTTGTTTCTGAGCGCCTCTAATACGCTATACGACATTGTCACGTAGCCTACCCTATCTATAAAACTTTTACCTGCCAACAAGCGACCTCAAAAGTGTCAAAACCCTGGCAAGCTCCTCATCCTTGAACACGCGGAATACCAGCAACGGCACCGCATAGCCTGGGTGCCAAAACTCTACATAGGTGCCGTCTACAAAAGCCAGTACATGTATGAAGTACTCGCGATCGCTCGACACCAGCCTATATATATAGCGGCGGCCTCTCTCAAACCGCAAGACCTCTACCAGCTCGTATACCGGCTCTTTCTCAAATTCTCTAATCAGCAGAACCGCTTCCACGTATTTACAGAATCCCTAATTTATATGCTATCAGATCGTCGTAACCTCCTCGTCGCCGTCCTCGTCGTCGCCCACAATGCTGAGGTACATAGCCTTGGCCAACCTCTTCCCCTCAAGCCCTATGCCGCCTAGGTATACCAACGTGGCCAAACCCAAGAGCGCAAGCGACAGCGCGAGACTACTGTCATAGCGTAGCTGAGACAGCGTAAACGGCGTGACGGCAGACCTGAGGCTGGCTAATTTTGCCAACGCGGCCACAAGCGATGCCATCAGCGTCACGGAGAGACCGGCAGTTACGATCCACTTTCCGTCGTTTCTATTCCTCACAGCTGTGGCGATATTCACAATGACGTACGGCACCACGGATACCACCGTCATCGCGTAGACGCCAACAAGAAGCGGGTAGACGTCCAATACGCCTCCCCACCAGAGGTTAAAAAGAGTGTAAATAACGCTGAAGAGAACGAAAACAAGACCCACCCTAACAGACCGGGCTATGAGGTCAATCATGTTTTTGGGAGAAGATGCAGTATAAAAGACCAGTAGCTATCCGCAATCGCCAGTTTTGCAGTAGGGGTCTTTTCCCTCCTCCAGCGCCTTGAGCTTGGCCTCGTTAGCCGCCTCGTCTATGGAGGCTCCTAGGGCGAGGGGCTTCACGACGATCTTTGTATCGGCCAGCTTCTTCTTTATCTCCTGCTTCAAGCCGGTGTATATCACCTGGACAGATTTTGACTTGTCGCGGTACACAGTTATGCCCTTCACGCCGACCGCCCACGCGAAGGCGAAGGCCCAGTATACGTCCTCCTCCGGGGCGTTGGCTGGCATGTTTATCGTCTTGGAGATGCCTTGGTCTACCCACTGCTGGGCGCTTGCCTGCATCAACACGTGCCACAGCCAGCCGATCTCCATCGCCGTGGCCAGCAAGTGCTTCACGTCCTCCGGCACCGGGGCGTCTCTCAGCATGCCCGTCTCCTCCACCACCTTCCTCACCTGCGGCGTCCACAACCCGCGCGACTTCAACAACTCGATCCCCGGCTCGTAGTACTCCACAAGCGTCCCCACAGTGACGTTGCGTAGAAAGGCCAAGGCGAATACGGGCTCAACCCCGCTGGTGGTGCCCGCCAGTATGCTGGTGCGGCCAGTCGGGGCAATGGAGAGCACCACCGAGTTCCTAACCCCGCCCCTCACCTTCTCAGAAAGCTTGTCGAGATAGGGCCCCAGCCACTGCCTCGTCCTCATGGTGATGTCCCTCAGCTTGTCCCCGGCCTCCTGCAACTCGCGCGGATACACCCGCTTGATCCTCTCCCAGCGCGACCAGACGTGGTCTTGGAACTTGAGGACAGGTATCTCGCCCCTGGCGTATATGGACTTGTGGAAGAACTTGAACGGCCCTTTCTCCCTGGCCAGCTCGGCGGATTCGTCCAGGGCGTTTACATATATCCAGCCCATGATGCGGTTTATCAGCTCCACCGCCTCCCAAGAGGCGTAGGGCACACCTAGCTTTATCAACAACTCGGCAAAGCCCATGATGCCGAGGCCGTTCTTGCGCGTCGCTGCGTTCATCTCGTCAATGACTTCTATCCCCGTCTTGCTCCTGTCAATGGCATCGTCTAAGAACCTGGTCCCAACCCTAGCCGCCTGGGCTAAACCATCCCAGTCTATACACCCCAGCTTCTCCTCAAACGATCCGCCGCCACAGTTGTCCTTAACGAACTTTACTAAGTTAATGTGCGTAAGGTTACATACCTCAAATGGATTTTGCACAGTCTCAGCGCAATTGTGGCTTACAATTCCCTCAGCGATGTACCTGTGGTAGTCAGGAACGCCGAAGTCGTACACCACCTCTTTGCCGATGTACTCGACACTAGCCACGGTGGCAAAAGGCTTCTCCCTCTTGCACTTCTTCAAGCTGATCTTAGCGGATTTGCGCGGCGAGAGGCCTATCTTCTCCATAAACCTGCACCTAGACTCGTTCTTGATTACCAGCTCGTAGTACACTTCAGAGCTCTTGTACACCCTCTCTTCGCCGGACTTTGTTACGTACTTGAACACCCCGCCCTTTCTCCTCCGCTTGTAAATGACGGAGTATATGCCGAACAGGAGGAGGAGCTGTTGCACTTCCCGGAGCAGTCTCTTCGACGTTGAGGTGAGCCTTATTGCATAGTCTCTGTCAATTGTGCCATCGGCGTCGAAGAGGCCGCGGAGGAACCATCTGATAATCCCCGGCTTGCTTTCGAATATTACCTCGGGAACCAGCTTGTCTCTCTTCAAGTGAATCAGCTCCGGAACCATAGAGGTGATCGCGCGGGCTACCGTTCCTGAGATCTCCAGCGCGATTTCAGTACGCTTTTCGCTCAGCGTATAGGAAATGTCGGATCCAAACTCCGCTTTCAGCATATCAATTAGAGCCAACGCCTCCTCTAACTCCTCTTTGCTAAAGTACACGTATATATGCGGCCTGTTGTGTTTGTCCACAATGATAGAGCCGTCTCCCACAACTCTGCCCAGGAGATATGCGACGCTGGCCGGCATTGTGTCCTCGCCTATATCCGCTCTGCTGATATCCACCATCGACACAACTAGCTTGTCGCCTGGCCTCAGCTCGTCTACACGCCTCCACTCATATTCCCCTAGAGAGTTCACCACGAGGAGCTTGTGGTCGCCCGTAGCCTTTATCTCGAAGCCCTCCTTAGTGGCCACCAAGTAGACATCCTTTGTGCCCACCTTAAGAACTCCCGACTTCACCAGCTGGGCCACCTGTTCGGTTCTGCCGTCTGTCTTTACTTGTAGCAAGGGCACCACGACGTGTACGGCGTATCCCTTGGGATCGCCGTCTTTCTCAACGCCTTCTGAAATCAAGAACAACTCACCCCTCTCCTTTGCCCTCTTGTACACCTCAGATATCTTCAGATAGCCATCCCTAGTCAACACCCTGGTGTCGCCAGTGACGCATGGGTTTACAGACCTCCAGACGTATCTAAATTTGTATCCAGCGACTTCAATCTCAACGCCTAGGAGCGGGTTAGAGGCGTTTAGGTTTGACTTAAATATCATTCCGGGATCGCCAGAGTCCCAGGCACCGTGGGCGATCTCCTTGAACAGCTCCTTGGCATTTATCTCGCCCCAAACCGCCTCCTCGGGGATGGCGACTTCCCTCTCGTCTACATACTCAACTGGTTTGGTCCCCGTTTTTTCGACAAACGCTCTCGGGTTTATCAGCTTGTACTTGGGGTTCTGGTCTATTCCTAGCGCCTTTTCCATAAAGGTGTCGTCTGCGAATACCGATATGTTGAAGTTCTGGAGGTGGGCGTCTTTAAGCTCGCCGGTCTTAGCCTTGATGAACTTGCGGATGTCGGGGTGCCACACGTGGAGGGTTCCCATCTGGGCGCCCCTCCTCTTACCGCCTTGCTTAATTACGTCAACGTTCGTGTCGAACAGCCGCATGAAGCTTATGGGGCCAGAGGCGACGCCGACTGAGCCCCTCACTACGTCTCCCTCTGGGCGCAACAGCGAGAAGTCGTAGCCGACGCCGCCTCCCAGCTGTTGGATTATTCCTGAGTAGGCGAGGGCGTCGTATATGCAGTATCTCCCGGGGTGGGTGATGGAGGAGAGGCAGTCCTCCACCTCCAGCGTGAAGCAGGAGGCGAACATCTCCTTCTTCGTCCAGGCGTTGAACCAGAAGGGCGAGGCCGGCACTATCTTCAGCTTGGTGATGTAGTCGTAGTACAGCCTAGCCCTCTCCAGCTCCCTGGCCACGGCCGTAGCAACGCGCCAAGCCGCCATAGACGGCGTCTCCGCCAGCCTGAAGTTCTGGTCTCTAAGGGCGTAGTTACCGTTGGTGAAGAGCCTAAGGGCGTTGTAGCTGAGAGAGCGGTCGAACTCAGGCCTAGGCTCAAACTTGGAGAGGAACTCCAGCGCCTCCCTCTTCAACAAGCCGGCGTCTA from Pyrobaculum arsenaticum DSM 13514 includes:
- the serS gene encoding serine--tRNA ligase, whose protein sequence is MSYSVLEALRNNPDAVRKVLVARRMDPSLVEKFLGLDERWRQLKKEVDELRHEYNKLSREGARAPPERRRELVERAKELAARLEKVEKELEDVEKAREEVLWSFPNLIHESVPTCPEGVDSVPVRYWGVVKVANNAAELPRGVDYVVVERSPVGHADMAEVVLKMADTLKAGEVAGSRFYYLFDDLVWLDFALAMYAMDYLTQRGFRPVIPPYMLKFDVIRRVLDFDTFKDAIYKIDGEDLYLIATAEHGIAAYLYKRELVEEELPQLYVGWSPCFRKEAGAGNRDLKGIFRVHIFHKVEQFVFSLPEESWKWHEEITKNTEELIRGLGLPYRVVNICAHDLGAPAAKKYDIEVWYPAQGMYRELASCSNVTDWQSYRLGIRVTRKGMKREFVHTLNCTGLATTRTITAILENFQREDGAVEIPKALRPYLEPIKAAPKDSILPRGVKR
- a CDS encoding intein-containing adenosylcobalamin-dependent ribonucleoside-diphosphate reductase: MSVNKLDGRVEPFSMEKLKISIAKAGADVGVDTNVDVSLEVKKEVVWSWELADMVQLELLKRAIDRPELALVAQSHLLGRVYKEAFGKDFLKTKVGYGERAAARFKSLVDAGLLKREALEFLSKFEPRPEFDRSLSYNALRLFTNGNYALRDQNFRLAETPSMAAWRVATAVARELERARLYYDYITKLKIVPASPFWFNAWTKKEMFASCFTLEVEDCLSSITHPGRYCIYDALAYSGIIQQLGGGVGYDFSLLRPEGDVVRGSVGVASGPISFMRLFDTNVDVIKQGGKRRGAQMGTLHVWHPDIRKFIKAKTGELKDAHLQNFNISVFADDTFMEKALGIDQNPKYKLINPRAFVEKTGTKPVEYVDEREVAIPEEAVWGEINAKELFKEIAHGAWDSGDPGMIFKSNLNASNPLLGVEIEVAGYKFRYVWRSVNPCVTGDTRVLTRDGYLKISEVYKRAKERGELFLISEGVEKDGDPKGYAVHVVVPLLQVKTDGRTEQVAQLVKSGVLKVGTKDVYLVATKEGFEIKATGDHKLLVVNSLGEYEWRRVDELRPGDKLVVSMVDISRADIGEDTMPASVAYLLGRVVGDGSIIVDKHNRPHIYVYFSKEELEEALALIDMLKAEFGSDISYTLSEKRTEIALEISGTVARAITSMVPELIHLKRDKLVPEVIFESKPGIIRWFLRGLFDADGTIDRDYAIRLTSTSKRLLREVQQLLLLFGIYSVIYKRRRKGGVFKYVTKSGEERVYKSSEVYYELVIKNESRCRFMEKIGLSPRKSAKISLKKCKREKPFATVASVEYIGKEVVYDFGVPDYHRYIAEGIVSHNCAETVQNPFEVCNLTHINLVKFVKDNCGGGSFEEKLGCIDWDGLAQAARVGTRFLDDAIDRSKTGIEVIDEMNAATRKNGLGIMGFAELLIKLGVPYASWEAVELINRIMGWIYVNALDESAELAREKGPFKFFHKSIYARGEIPVLKFQDHVWSRWERIKRVYPRELQEAGDKLRDITMRTRQWLGPYLDKLSEKVRGGVRNSVVLSIAPTGRTSILAGTTSGVEPVFALAFLRNVTVGTLVEYYEPGIELLKSRGLWTPQVRKVVEETGMLRDAPVPEDVKHLLATAMEIGWLWHVLMQASAQQWVDQGISKTINMPANAPEEDVYWAFAFAWAVGVKGITVYRDKSKSVQVIYTGLKQEIKKKLADTKIVVKPLALGASIDEAANEAKLKALEEGKDPYCKTGDCG